The genome window cttAAATTGAGTTAATATTGAGATTGATATGTTAGGATAATATAAATCGAATTTGTGTCTTCAgtgtaaatatatgtgtgtatatttgttattCTTCACAGTGCTGCCCGATTCAACGGCCAGTGATCTGGATCAGCATCTGAGCAGTCTGGTGGGCTCGACCAGTGGCCAGATGTCGCATCACAGTCTGTTGGGCGCCAGTGGCCAGACGTCGATCACGTCGACGGTGAATGGAGCGAGCACCGGGAGCGGAGCAACCGCTGGGAGTGCAGCGGGCGCTGGCAGTGGGGCCGGAGGGAACTCGATACTGGTGCCACGTTATCATACCAATGCGAGCAATGAGTACAATGTGCATTCCAGCCAGAATGGGCCGCGCAGTCTGAGCGACAGCTCGCAGGCCGAGTCGCCGGTGCAGGAGGATCTGCTGTCCACCAACACACCCAATCTGGGCAGCGGCAGTGGCGGCGGTGCGACCAATGGCGGTGCCGCCAacggtggtggtggcggtggtgcagCGGGCGCTGGCAGCGGTGGCACAGCGGGTGCCTCAGCCGGAGCTGGTAATCCTGCCATGCTGGGCGCCAATCAAAACTTTCCGGGCATTGTCAACCAGGCACAGCatgcctccgcctccgcctacGGCGGTGGTgtggcgtcggcgtcggcgtgggcgtgggcgttGGTGTGGGCGGTGGCCATGGCGGTGGTGCTGGCGCCACAGCCGCCGGCTGCAATGGCTCGCTGTATCCGGTGCTGCCCGCCAGTCTGCTCTACTCCCAGCTGTATACCGCTGCCAATCAGTCGGCCCATGGCTTCCACTCGCACACGCTGCCCTCGCACGCCTCGCCCAACTCCTCGGTGCACGGGGAGCTGCAGAGCGTGATGGATCACATTAGCAATGTGGGCGTGCGACAGCAGCATAACATTATGGCCGGCGGGGGCGTGGCACATCCGGGTGATCTGACGCTGATTGGCAACTGCGGGGCGTCGGTGCGGAACATCGAGGATGGCAACACAAATCGCCAGGTGGCCGCGCTCGCTGCCCATCGCGGCCACCACAACCCAACTGACAACGGGGGCAGCGTCTGGAGGCCATATTGAGGTCAGGTTCTGTGGTGCGGATCCGCAGTTCTTTAGTGCCACGAGCACGTCGAGGGGCGAGCGGCGGAGAAGCAGcacgagcaacaacaagtcaaTGGGAATGGCGTTGGGATTGGGAATGGGATTGGTATAGGGATTGGAAATGGGCAAAGGGATATGGGTGGAAATTTGGGTGAAGATGAGAcggggaatgggaatgggaatggcaGCGGGTGTGGAACCCTGGGTTACTGAGtgtacatttttgtatatacaattttaggcactttttttttttgtgtatttaaatgATGAGCATAAACTTTTAGTAGAATTTGTTGGGAGTTCTCAAATAACTCAAAACTctagtattttattaaacctACGAGTATAGTCAAatgttaagcaaaaaaaaaaaaaaaatggctagAAAACCAGTAAAAAAgcagctaaataaaaattactaattTAGCAAATCGATGGTGCAAACAAGTTCTCGCATACGCTTTCGCCTTAATTTCACCAACGCATTTCGATAGAGCTCGAAATTGTTGTGAAATTATTGAGAAAGTTGAGAACTGTTGCAACACTCTCATAGATATTTTTAACTACTCGTAGACAGCATTGGGATCTGCCTCATCAGGGGCATGAGTCCCAGGCCCGTGTTATGACCGAGCCATAAAACTACAGAAGCTagtcataaaaaacaaaacaaaaccaaaaaaaataaaataaaataaataaatcaaatggaaaactacgaattatacatatagtacTTGTAGAGCCGTTAAGAACAAAAGTATCTTATAGAAACGATGACAATTTTTGAAGTAGTTCTCAATGTTTATCAATATGATATAGGGCCATGTTTCGTttcctattattattatcagttattatatatattttccctTTAACATGTGTAACATAATGAGTAGGGAGTGGGATATGGGTAGGGGTAGAGTaaagggaatgggaatggtaaagttaataaatagaGGGTAGAAGGAAGAGCCGTTGTATATGAGTTCCTAAGCCGTAATCCATGTTCGTGAATTTGTTTACTGTTCATTTCATGTGCTTCGATATGCGTGTATGTACTTTAAATGTGTATAAATCTGTGCAATGTAAGCTAAATACTATTAAATActaatatataaatctatGTGTACTACGcaaacaacataaatatactatatatgtatgtatacttgCAGACAcacttataaataattgtaatacataacgtaattttttttttgtctagtACATAAAATGTTAGCATATAAGTGAATTCCATTTATTGGCTTAAAGTTTCACATGATAATGATAACGATaacaacgatgatgatgatgttaacTCCACGCTTATCAGAGTAGTTGGAAAAGGACCTTCACTTAAGCAAGGATCTCACAGTATAGTCTGATCCTAAACACctataaagagaaagagataatGAATATGTCCAAATCAAAGGTCGGATAAGAGCCACAATATGTTGGCATTAGTTTTAGAGATCGGTTACATCATTTCCAAATGTCCAGtagcacatttttttaaatacaagtttaaagtaaagcataataatatgaaaaacaaaaatataattgatgtataccaaatggaaaataaaaacaaccgAAAACTACAAGTTTGtgtataatagaaaatatgtaaaatctgcttaatgaatttgaattttgcatatacataatatttaaaaatatatatataaatttataacgtAAATAGTCTAAACCAAACGATTTTTGTGAAGTCAAATTTCTATGTAATAAAATGATATGTGTCatgcaaaatttgatttcaaagcaaataccaaaattgcaaaatgaaatggaaataatATAATAGCAGATCAAGAAAAACTCAcgacaattaaattaaacaatatattaaataaaaatcattatgaaaattaaaagctgTAAATGTGTACTTACTAAAGAAATTGAACCCAGCCCTGGTTTGTATGGTGTCAGAGCTGGAATTGGATTTGAAGTTGGTTTGGCAGTTGGAGTTGAAGGAGTCGTCGTGGTATTGCCATTAACTGAACTGAAAGGTG of Drosophila innubila isolate TH190305 chromosome X, UK_Dinn_1.0, whole genome shotgun sequence contains these proteins:
- the LOC117792796 gene encoding LOW QUALITY PROTEIN: protein lozenge (The sequence of the model RefSeq protein was modified relative to this genomic sequence to represent the inferred CDS: deleted 2 bases in 1 codon); protein product: MHLTTTSSNSTASNANNNNNNNNNNNNNTTNNNNNNNSSSSNNNTTNTNGTNNNNNNNSNSNSNNNSTEQITPPTPAQLLNEAYTKMTSDILAERTLGDFLTEHPGELIRTSSPLFVCTVLPPHWRSNKTLPVAFKVVSLGDIMDGTMVTVRAGNDENYCAELRNCTAVMKNQVAKFNDLRFVGRSGRGKSFTLTITVSTNPPHIATYNKAIKVTVDGPREPRSKTRQQQQFHFAFGQRPFHFSTDPLSGFRMPPIGNCQSASNTHWGYGSAASAYSPYLASSGLSSCTTPTSAQFNNPALGFTCSSNDQSNNQDFGGATNRDCVPMLPDSTASDLDQHLSSLVGSTSGQMSHHSLLGASGQTSITSTVNGASTGSGATAGSAAGAGSGAGGNSILVPRYHTNASNEYNVHSSQNGPRSLSDSSQAESPVQEDLLSTNTPNLGSGSGGGATNGGAANGGGGGGAAGAGSGGTAGASAGAGNPAMLGANQNFPGIVNQAQHASASAYGGCGVGVGVGVGVGVGGGHGGGAGATAAGCNGSLYPVLPASLLYSQLYTAANQSAHGFHSHTLPSHASPNSSVHGELQSVMDHISNVGVRQQHNIMAGGGVAHPGDLTLIGNCGASVRNIEDGNTNRQVAALAAHRGHHNPTDNGGSVWRPY